GTCACCTGGGGGCTTCGCCAGCGGGCAAATGACTGGCTGTTGTTCGCACATCTGCCCGTCGACTGGACGCTGCCCGTCGCAGCGTGTGCCGCTGCACTGGTGGCCGTTGTGTTCACCGACAACCTGCCAGAGAGTTTGCTGGCAATGTGCCTCTCGAGCCTCCCGTGGCAGCTGCTGGTGCAAGCGCATCAAGCTGGGTGGGCTGCGGGCGCGGCGCTGCTGGCACGAACTTGGATATCCCAAATGGACGCCTTCTGGATGGGCGCAGCGACGACACTCCTGTTCGATTTCGCAAAAGTCTGCATCCATCGCCAAAGGGCGGGGCGGAAGCACCCTGGGCAGGCGGTGGAACAAACTGCCGCTCGTTTGACGCGGCGCCCCGTTATGGAGCATAATGAGTGAATGAGTTCGTATCGATGAACGCAGAACCAGGAACGCAGTATCATGAACGCTGTACCAATAGGAGTGAATTCGAGTGCCGCGCATTCGCACCGTCCACCCAGGGTCTCTGGCAGAGGAACTGGAGCTGGCCGCTGGTGACGAGATTGTGACAATCAACGGACAACCCGTGAAAGATATTGTGGATTTACAGTTTGCCCTCGCCGCTGAAGAGCTGGAGATTGAAGTCAAAAAGGCGGACGGTGAACAATGGGTCCTGGAAGTCGAAAAGTCGTACGATGAAGGACTCGGCGTAGAGTGGGAGCACCCCACCGTCGACCGCATCAAGTTGTGCCATAACAAGTGTGTCTTTTGCTTTGTCGATCAAATCCCGACCAACATGCGCCAGACCTTGAACGTCCGGGATGACGACTATCGGCTGTCGTTTCTCCACGGCAATTTCGTCACCTTGACCAACGTCAAGGATGAGGAACTGCAGCGCATCGTCGACTTGAAAATGTCTCCCCTGAACGTGTCCGTGCACACGACGAATCCTGAGCTGCGTGTGCGGATGCTCGGGAACAAACGGTCGGGCGAGATCCTTCGGCAAATCGCCTTTCTCGCCTCGCACAACATCGAAATGAACACTCAGGTTGTGCTGTGTCCGGAGTGGAATGACGGAGAAGAACTGGACCGCACCATCCGCGACCTGTACCCGTACTTTCCAGCCGTGCGGACGTTGTCGGTCGTTCCGGTGGGCCTGACCAAACACCGGCGCGGACTGCACAAGATGCGCGCCTGCACCCCCGATGAAGCCAAACGGGTGATTGAGCAGATCGCGATCTGGCAGGAAAAACTGCTGCCTGAACTGGGCGCATCGTTTGTGCACGCGGCTGACGAGTTCTACGTCCTGGCGGGCGCAGAAGTGCCGCCAGCGTCGCATTATGACGACTTTGCCCAGACTGAAAACGGCGTCGGTGTGATTCGGACATTTCTGGACGAATTTGAGGAAATTTGGCCGCAGGTGCCGCGCAAGCTCGCGTCCGATACGCGCCGGGTCGGCATCGTGACGGGTGTCTCAGCGGAGCAGACCATCCGCAAAAGCCTGGCGCGGCTGAACGACGTGCGGGGACTGTCCGTCAAAGTCTTTCCGGTGGTCAACGACTTTTACGGGCACAACGTCACCGTCACGGGGCTGCTGACGGGTCAGGATATCGTCCGCCAGCTGCAAGGACAACTTGCGGACATCGACACGCTGCTGCTGCCGGACATCATGCTGAAGGACGATGAAGACGTGTTTCTGGATGACTACACGGTCGATCGCGTGCGGGCAGAGCTGCCCGTCGAAGTCGCCGTGGTTCCGGCCACCGCCACGGGGCTGTTGTACGGTACACTGGGCTATACGCAGTCACTGCCGCCGCGGCGGCGGTACGAGGCAACACTTCAGGCTGCACGTCATCTTGCGTAGGGGATTGAAGAGGCTATGACACTTCCTGTAGTCGCCATTGTGGGACGGGCAAACGTAGGGAAGTCTACGCTGTTCAACCGCCTGATTGGCGAACGCGTCGCCATTGTGGAGGACCGACCCGGTGTGACGCGCGACCGGATTTACGGCAAGTGCGAATGGAATGGACGAACCTTTCATTTGATTGATACGGGCGGAATTGAAATGGACGACCGCGACGAAATCGTCAACCTGATTCGCGTTCAGGCCGAACTGGCGATTGACGAGGCCGACGTGATTGTCTTTTTGACCAATGGTCACGAAGGGTTGACCGCAACCGACCGCCACGTCGCGGAGATTCTGCGCAAATCGCGCAAGCCCATCGTGCTTGGGGTGAACAAGCTCGACCACCCGACGCACCATGCGCTCGCCTACGAGTTTTATGAGCTCGGATTTGGCGATCCCGTCGCCATCTCGGCAGAACACGGCGCCGGCACCGGGGACCTGCTCGACAAGGTCACGGAGCAGCTTGCGCCCGAAACAGTGGATGAGCCGGACGACGATGCCATTCGCATCGCGCTCATCGGCCGTCCAAACGTGGGCAAGTCTTCGCTCGTCAACGCCCTGGTCGGAGAATCCAGGGTGATGGTCAGCGACGTCGCTGGCACGACACGAGATGCGGTCGATACTCCGCTTGAATCGGACGGACAATCGTATGTCCTGATTGACACGGCTGGGCTGCGCCGGCGCGGCAAGGTGTACGAAGAAATCGAAAAGTACAGCGTGCTGCGCGCGCTCCGCGCGATTGAGCGGGCGGACGTCACGTTCGTCGTGATCGACGGTGAACGCGGAATCGCCGAACAAGACAAGCGGGTCGCCGGGTACGCGCTGGACGCAGGCAGGGCCATTGCATTTCTGGTCAACAAGTGGGACGCGGTGCAAAAGACCGACAAAACGGCGCACGAGTTTGAGCAGGCCCTGCGCGCCGAATTCCCGTTCATGCGCTGGGCACCCATTTTGTTCGTTTCGGCCTTGACAAAACAGCGGATCCATAAGATTCTGCCATTGGCGAGAGAAGTGGCAGACATGCACGCGATGCGGATTTCAACCTCCACTTTGAATGCCGTGATTCAGGACGCGATTCTCTCGGTTCCGCCGCCGTCCGATAAAGGGAGAAAACTGCGGATTTACTACGCAACCCAGGTTTCCGTCAAACCGCCGACGTTTGCAGTTTTCGTCAACCAGCCTGAGCTGATGCATTTCTCCTATGAGCGGTATCTGGAGAACCAGCTGCGGGGCGCATTTGGATTTGAGGGTACGCCGATTCGACTGCTCACTCGGCAGCGGTCATAACGTGAAGCCGCCCCGGCCGAGCCCAGCCGGATGGGCCCGTACGGCCGGGGCGCCGGTTGACCGTTTGCTCATTTCTTCGTCAGGGAGGATCTCATGCGTATCGTTCTCTGTATACTCCTCGCGTATCTGATTGGCTCCATATCTACCAGTACCCTCCTCACGCGGTGGCTGGCCCGCATTGACATTCGCGACCATGGCAGCGGCAACGCGGGCGCCACCAACACCCTTCGCGTCCTCGGCGTCAAGTGGGGCCTGTTTGTGCTGGTGGTGGACGCGCTGAAGGGCGTTGTCGCCGTCGAAATCGCGCGTATCGCAACCGGGGGCCACCTCTGGCCGATGTACCTCGCGGGGCTGGCCGCGATTGTGGGGCATAACTGGCCGGTGTTCTTCGGCTTTCGCGGCGGCAAGGGGATTGCCACGACCATCGGCGTCTATCTCATGTTGTTCCCCATCCCGGTGGTGCTCGCAGGCATTGTTGCGCTCATCCTCATCCTCGTCACGCGGTTCGTGTCGCTCGGTGCCTTGATCCTCGTCATTCTGACGCCGATTTTGTGCGGCCTGCTCGGACATCATTGGGGTGCTGTGGTGTTCACAGCCATCGTTGCGATATTATCCATCTACCGCCACCAAGAGAACATCGTCCGCCTGGTTCAGGGCAAGGAGCATCGCATTTTCAGCAAACGCATCTAGGCCGCTTGTTTGAAAGCGTCCTTGGCGCAAAAGGGGACGGTCATCCGATGAAAGTTGCTGTATTTGGCGCCGGAAGTTGGGGGACAGGGCTTGCGTCTGTGTTTGCGGCAAACGGACATGAAACCGTGTTGTGGGCCCGAAATCCCAAGATCGCCGCCGAAATCCGCCATGTACATACCAACCAGCGGTATCTCCCTGGCGCGTCGCTGCCAGCGGCGCTCGACAGCACCGATTCGATGGATGCAGCCGCAGCCGGCGCGGGCCTGGTCGTGGTCTGTGTGCCGTCGTCGTCGATTGGGGCTGTCATTCACGACATCGCGCTGCGCGTGCCGCGCGGGGCGCTCATCGCGCACGCCGTGAAGGGGTTTGACCGCGCCACGCGCCAACGGGTCAGCGAGGTCATCGCACGCGAGGTGCCGGACGCGGAATCCAGGCTTTGCGTGATTGCCGGGCCCAGCCACGCGGAAGAGGTCGTCGCGCAGATGCCGACCACCATCGTCTGCGCGGCGTACTGCCGCCAGACAGCCGAGGCTGTTCAGGACGCGCTGATGAACCAGTACATGCGGGTCTATACGAACCCTGATGTGGTCGGCGCCGAATTAGGCGGCACGCTGAAAAACATCATCGCGCTGGCCGTGGGCGTCGCGGACGGACTGGGGTTTGGAGACAACGCCAAGGCAGCCCTCATCACCCGGGGCCTGACCGAAATCTCGCGCCTCGGCGTGCGCATGGGTGCATCGCTGCTGACCTTCGCAGGGCTGTCCGGCATTGGGGACGTGTTTGTCACCTGTACCAGCCGGCACAGCCGCAACTTTCGCACGGGCAGGCTGATTGGACAGGGCAAGCGGCTGGAGGAAGCGCTTGCCGAGGTGGGCATGGCCGTGGAAGGCGTGCCAACCACACAAACAACTGTCGAACTCGCGCGCGAATACAATGTGGAAATGCCCATCACGGAGAAGCTCGCCGGGATCCTCTTCGAGCACATGGACCCTGCCAAGGCGGTGCGCGAATTGATGAGCCGGGCCAGAAACCACGAGATTGAGGAGATCGCCGTTTCGGACATTGCGCCCGCCTGGAAAATCGATTTCTAAACGAATGTTTGGTAAACTGGATGCGAATTGACAGGAAGGGAGCACGAGCCTAATGAGCGAATTGCCAGGCAATCTCAAGTACTCGAAGGAGCATGAATGGGTTCGGGTCGAGGGCAGCAAGGCATACATAGGGATTACGGACTTTGCGCAGGACGAGCTTGGCGACATCGTATTTGTCGAACTGCCTGCTGTCGGCACACAAGTCACGGCGGGTGAAACATTCGGTACGGTGGAGTCCGTAAAGACCGTCTCCGACCTGTTTGCGCCAGTTTCCGGCAAGGTTGTGGAAGTCAATCAGGCGCTGGAAGATGCGCCCGAGAAAGTGAACCAAAGCCCCTATGAGGACGGCTGGATGATTGTCGTAGAAATGTCCAACGCGGACGAATTGTCCGCCCTGCTCGATGCACAAGGCTATCGGGCGATTACCGAAGGGTAAGGTTAGCGAAGTCAGTCATTGACGCCTGCAGTTCAGCTGAGGTGAAGCTATAAGCTACCGGCGCCTCTCACGCCAATTCGGTTCTGTTTGACGAACCGAGGAAGCAGTGGGGGGCGCTTTTTCGTTCTATCGAAGCGGCTCGGACATATACATAGCAAATGTCAGGGACGGCGGTTCCTCCTTTGCATACCCCGAGTCACCACGCATATATATGTACTGTCATTTTTCATTGGACAGTCTTGTGGCCGTCACGTTCGTGGTGGTTTGCCGGCTCTCGGGAGCATATCGGGCGAAGTCATCTGCGCCGGTCAATTTGAGGGAGGGGAAAGCGTGGAAAAATTCGACGTATTTAAAGACATCGCGGAACGCACGGGAGGCGACATCTACCTCGGCGTAGTTGGCCCTGTGCGAACCGGCAAATCCACATTCATCAAGAAGTTCATGGAGCTCATCGTGCTGCCAAACGTCAAAGAGGAAGCCGATCGCGTCCGTGCGACGGATGAACTGCCTCAAAGCGCCGCCGGCCGCACCATCATGACGACTGAACCAAAATTCATTCCGAATCAGGCCGTGGAAATCAGCGTTGCAGAAGGCCTGGATGTGAATGTTCGAGTCGTTGACTGCGTCGGCTACGCCGTCAGCGGCGCACGTGGATATGAAGACGAAAACGGCCCGCGGATGGTGACCACCCCGTGGTTTGACGATCCGATTCCGTTTCAAGAGGCCGCTGAAATTGGCACCCGCAAAGTCATCGCTGACCACTCCACCCTCGGCATCGTCGTGACGACGGACGGCAGTATTGCCGAAATTCCGCGGGAAGGGTACGTAGAAGCCGAAGAACGAGTGGTGGAAGAGTTAAAAGAACTGGGCAAACCGTTCGTCATTGTCGTGAACTCGGCGAACCCCGAGCACCCACGGGCGCAGGACCTGCGCGCCGCGCTCGCGGAGAAGTACGATGTGCCGTGTATCGCGCTGTCGTGCACGACCTTGACATCACACGAGATCAACGTCGTGCTGCGTGAAGCCCTGTACGAATTCCCGGTCAAGGAGGTCAACGTCAACCTGCCCAACTGGGTGATGGTGCTGGACGAGGACCACTGGCTGCGTCAATCGTTCCAGACCTGCGTGCGCGAGACCATCCAGGATATCCGCCGCATTCGCGACATTGACCGCGTGGTGGCGAACTTCACAAACTACGACTTTATCTCCTACGCCGGATTGTCCCACATGGACATGGGGCAGGGCGTCGCCGTGATTGACCTGTCGGCGCCCGACAGCTTGTACGACCAGGTGCTGACAGAAGTGGTCGGGGTGCAAATCACCGGCCGTGATCAGCTGCTGCGGATGATGAAGGAATTCGTTTACGCGAAGCGCGAGTATGACAAAGTGGCCGAAGCCCTGAAGATGGTAAAGCTGACCGGCTATGGCATCGCCCCGCCGGCGCTCGAGGAAATGACGCTCGACGAGCCGGAGCTGATTCGCCAAGGTTCACGCTTTGGCGTCCGCTTGAAGGCAACGGCGCCGTCGATCCACATGATCCGGGTCGACGTGGAATCCGAATTCGCACCGATTGTCGGTACGGAAAAGCAGTCGGAGGAACTGGTGCGGTACCTGATGCAGGACTTCGAAAAAGACCCGCTGAAAATCTGGGAAAGCGACATCTTTGGGAAGTCCCTGGCTGCCATCGTCCGCGAGGGTATCTCCGGAAAGCTGTCGATGATGCCAGAAAACGCCCAATACAAGCTGAAAGAGACGCTGCAGCGCATCATCAACGAAGGCAGCGGCGGCCTGATTGCCATCATCTTGTAACCCTCTCACCAGCGCCTGATATGAATTGCACGGCAGGGAGAAACATCGCAGGTGTCGCGCGGCACCTGCGATTTCTGCGTGAAAAAACCGCTCACCATGTATAAATTTCCGCCGGGCGGAGAACAACGTGAATAGATCCATAGGAAGCTGAGGTAGGAAGCTGAGGTTCGCTAGACGCAGAATCTGAGGTTCCGCACACCCGTCAGATGGATGAGACATGGATGACAAACCTGTGAGGTGAACAGTGGATGAACAAGACTGAGCTCGTGCAAGCCGTATCTGAACGCACAGAACTGTCCCGGAAAGATGCCAGTGAAGTCGTCGAAGCCGTCTTTGAGGTCATCACCGAAGCCCTGGCCAATGGGGAGAAAGTGCAGCTCGTCGGCTTTGGCAACTTCGAGATTCGGGAGCGCGCTGCGCGCAAGGGCCGTAACCCGCAGACCGGAGAGGTCATCGACATCGCCGCCAGCCGGGTGCCCGCGTTTCGAGCCGGTAAGACCCTGCGCGAAGGGATTCGCTGAGCCTGGCCGCTGCGCCGCCAGCCGCGGCGCGGCAGGATTCATCCATCGTTTTTGAGCAGCACCATCACAGGCCCGCCGCCCGGCAGAACGCACATGCACGCCGTTTCAAAGCCGCCCATGCCAAGTGGATGCAAAGAGATGGATTGCACTTCTGCGGTGAATCGTTTATAATCGCAGATGCGCGTGTGAATAGCGGGATGTAGCGCAGCCTGGTAGCGCGCTACCTTGGGGAGGTAGAGGTCCCGGGTTCAAATCCCGGCATTCCGACCAATGAACCAGCGTTGCAGACGCTGGTTTTTCGTTCGCATCGAATGCAGGCGAACCGCCGCGTACATAATCTTGACAAGAAACAGCGCATGGTAAGACCACTGCGCAAGACCAGAAATGAGTTCTGATACGCTTTGTCACGGGGAGTCGATTCCGATGTCAGATGCAACAGTGTTAGGAGAATACTTTATTATACGAGCGCTGGAGAACGGTGTGCAGGTCATCGGAATGACCAGAGGGTCCGAAACGAAATTCCATCACACGGAGAAACTGGACCGCGGAGAAGTGATGATCGCACAGTTTACTGAACACACTTCGGCCATGAAAATCCGCGGGAAAGCTGTCTTGTATACGAAGCACGGCATCATCAACACGATGGAGTGACGGTTCTGCTGACCCTGCGTGTCCGGCCGCCCGGCGCGGCGGACACGCTGTGCTATAATGACGGTGTCTCCGAAACGTCATGCCGACGGACGCCCCGGACGAGAGCGAACAAGATGGAGGATAACGGACTGGATGAGCGAGGCGGACCAGATTCACTTTCAAAGTGTTGACGCGGCGGTACAACAGTATATGCACCATCCGTTTCTTGCGGACAATCAGATTCGCCAGTCCACCAGCAGGTTCCACTTTGGTGTCGGGCGGGCGATTCTTCAGATTGCGCATGTGCCCGCTGCCAAGGCGCAAGTGATTCTGGAGGCGCTGTTGCTGCTGCAGCAAGGACTGTCCATTCACGATGAAGTCGACGGGCAACCGGACCGCCGCAGACAGCTCCTGGTGCTGGCCGGCGACTACGACAGCAGCCAGTACTACCATCTGCTTGCCCGGGCGGGTCAGTTGTCGTTAATTGCAGCATTGAGCGATGCGGTTTGTCGCGTCAATGAAGCGAAGATGACGCTGGTTCAGCAGGGTGCAGCGCTCACCCCCGAACGTTACCTGGAACTCCGGGAAACCGTCGAAGGCGCACTGTTGGTCGCGCTCGCCACGCACTTTTTGGATGCCAACCCAAAGGCGCTGGAGGTCATTCACTCCCTGGTCAGGGCCTATGTCGCGAATGAGGACATGCAGGGAGCAGACATGACGCGCCACTTCACGGTTCGTCAAATCTACGATTGGCTGACCGAGGTCATCAATGTCTCCGCATCGTCCGGCAGCCGGGTGCTGCGTCCGATGACCGCCTTTGTCGCGGATTACTTCGTCCCGATTCGCGAGAATCTGGAGACGCACACCTTTGCGGAGGGCAACCGCGGATGAAAAGCGGCGTGAGCAAGGCTGAGCATGTCCACAGTGTGTTTTCCAGAATTGCACGGCGCTACGACCTGATGAACTCTGTTTTAAGCTTTCAGCAGCACAAGCGCTGGCGGCGCTTTGCGATGCAGCAAATCCGCCTGCGCGAAGGCGCGGACGTGCTCGACGTCGCAGCTGGAACCGGCGATTGGACCCTGGCGCTGGCAAAGGCGGTGGGGCCGTCGGGGCACGTCATCGGGATCGACTTCACCAAGGAGATGCTGGACGTCGCCGATGTCAAGCTGCACAAGCAGCCAGCGCTGGTGGACCGCGTGGAGTGGATTCAAGGCGACGCGATGGACCTTCCGTTCGCAGACGACGCCTTCGACCTCGCCACCATCGGGTTTGCCCTGCGCAATGTCCCGGACGTCTTAACGGTTCTTCGCGAAATGACGCGTGTGGTGAAGCCTGGCGGACAAGTGGTGTCCCTGGAACTGTCGAAGCCGGAATGGCCGCCGTTTCGCGCGATTTATTACTTTTACTTTTACCGCATCCTGCCGTGGATCGGAGGACTCGCCGCTGGCGCCAAAGAACAGTATGCCTGGCTGCCGGAATCACTGACCGACTTTCCGCCGAGACTGGAACTGGAGGAGATTTTTCGACAGGCCGGGCTGACGGAGGTTCGGAGTTACCCCTTGACCGGCGGCATTGCGGCACTGCACGTCGGCCGCAAAATGGAGGATTCGCCAACGCATGGAGATGCAGGAAGTCATTGAACGCTATCAGCCGGATTTGGAGGCTGTTGAAGCGTTGCTCGAACAGCAGGTCCGTTCTGAAAACCCACAGTTGACGGAGGTCAACGAGTCCCTGCTTCGCGCCGGGGGCAAGCGAATTCGCCCGTTGTTCGCCTTGATGTGCAGCCGGGTCGGGTCGGGCCGACCGGACTGGCTGCATGTCCTGGCGGGCGCGGTCGAACTGATACATATGGCGACGCTGGTGCATGACGACGTCGTCGACGACGCTGCGACACGCCGCGGTAAGCCAACCGTCCGCGCGCAATACGGGAACCGGGCAGCCATGTACGCCGGAGATTTCCTGTTCGGACGAGCCATTCGGATGCTGAGCGACATCCCAAACCGGGACATCCACCTGGAACTGTCCGGGGCCATCGTCAGAATGTGCGAAGGGGAAATCG
Above is a genomic segment from Alicyclobacillus cycloheptanicus containing:
- the der gene encoding ribosome biogenesis GTPase Der, with translation MTLPVVAIVGRANVGKSTLFNRLIGERVAIVEDRPGVTRDRIYGKCEWNGRTFHLIDTGGIEMDDRDEIVNLIRVQAELAIDEADVIVFLTNGHEGLTATDRHVAEILRKSRKPIVLGVNKLDHPTHHALAYEFYELGFGDPVAISAEHGAGTGDLLDKVTEQLAPETVDEPDDDAIRIALIGRPNVGKSSLVNALVGESRVMVSDVAGTTRDAVDTPLESDGQSYVLIDTAGLRRRGKVYEEIEKYSVLRALRAIERADVTFVVIDGERGIAEQDKRVAGYALDAGRAIAFLVNKWDAVQKTDKTAHEFEQALRAEFPFMRWAPILFVSALTKQRIHKILPLAREVADMHAMRISTSTLNAVIQDAILSVPPPSDKGRKLRIYYATQVSVKPPTFAVFVNQPELMHFSYERYLENQLRGAFGFEGTPIRLLTRQRS
- a CDS encoding HU family DNA-binding protein; this encodes MNKTELVQAVSERTELSRKDASEVVEAVFEVITEALANGEKVQLVGFGNFEIRERAARKGRNPQTGEVIDIAASRVPAFRAGKTLREGIR
- the plsY gene encoding glycerol-3-phosphate 1-O-acyltransferase PlsY, yielding MRIVLCILLAYLIGSISTSTLLTRWLARIDIRDHGSGNAGATNTLRVLGVKWGLFVLVVDALKGVVAVEIARIATGGHLWPMYLAGLAAIVGHNWPVFFGFRGGKGIATTIGVYLMLFPIPVVLAGIVALILILVTRFVSLGALILVILTPILCGLLGHHWGAVVFTAIVAILSIYRHQENIVRLVQGKEHRIFSKRI
- a CDS encoding NAD(P)H-dependent glycerol-3-phosphate dehydrogenase, producing MKVAVFGAGSWGTGLASVFAANGHETVLWARNPKIAAEIRHVHTNQRYLPGASLPAALDSTDSMDAAAAGAGLVVVCVPSSSIGAVIHDIALRVPRGALIAHAVKGFDRATRQRVSEVIAREVPDAESRLCVIAGPSHAEEVVAQMPTTIVCAAYCRQTAEAVQDALMNQYMRVYTNPDVVGAELGGTLKNIIALAVGVADGLGFGDNAKAALITRGLTEISRLGVRMGASLLTFAGLSGIGDVFVTCTSRHSRNFRTGRLIGQGKRLEEALAEVGMAVEGVPTTQTTVELAREYNVEMPITEKLAGILFEHMDPAKAVRELMSRARNHEIEEIAVSDIAPAWKIDF
- a CDS encoding demethylmenaquinone methyltransferase is translated as MKSGVSKAEHVHSVFSRIARRYDLMNSVLSFQQHKRWRRFAMQQIRLREGADVLDVAAGTGDWTLALAKAVGPSGHVIGIDFTKEMLDVADVKLHKQPALVDRVEWIQGDAMDLPFADDAFDLATIGFALRNVPDVLTVLREMTRVVKPGGQVVSLELSKPEWPPFRAIYYFYFYRILPWIGGLAAGAKEQYAWLPESLTDFPPRLELEEIFRQAGLTEVRSYPLTGGIAALHVGRKMEDSPTHGDAGSH
- a CDS encoding DUF512 domain-containing protein, yielding MPRIRTVHPGSLAEELELAAGDEIVTINGQPVKDIVDLQFALAAEELEIEVKKADGEQWVLEVEKSYDEGLGVEWEHPTVDRIKLCHNKCVFCFVDQIPTNMRQTLNVRDDDYRLSFLHGNFVTLTNVKDEELQRIVDLKMSPLNVSVHTTNPELRVRMLGNKRSGEILRQIAFLASHNIEMNTQVVLCPEWNDGEELDRTIRDLYPYFPAVRTLSVVPVGLTKHRRGLHKMRACTPDEAKRVIEQIAIWQEKLLPELGASFVHAADEFYVLAGAEVPPASHYDDFAQTENGVGVIRTFLDEFEEIWPQVPRKLASDTRRVGIVTGVSAEQTIRKSLARLNDVRGLSVKVFPVVNDFYGHNVTVTGLLTGQDIVRQLQGQLADIDTLLLPDIMLKDDEDVFLDDYTVDRVRAELPVEVAVVPATATGLLYGTLGYTQSLPPRRRYEATLQAARHLA
- the gcvH gene encoding glycine cleavage system protein GcvH, producing MSELPGNLKYSKEHEWVRVEGSKAYIGITDFAQDELGDIVFVELPAVGTQVTAGETFGTVESVKTVSDLFAPVSGKVVEVNQALEDAPEKVNQSPYEDGWMIVVEMSNADELSALLDAQGYRAITEG
- a CDS encoding heptaprenyl diphosphate synthase component 1, whose protein sequence is MSEADQIHFQSVDAAVQQYMHHPFLADNQIRQSTSRFHFGVGRAILQIAHVPAAKAQVILEALLLLQQGLSIHDEVDGQPDRRRQLLVLAGDYDSSQYYHLLARAGQLSLIAALSDAVCRVNEAKMTLVQQGAALTPERYLELRETVEGALLVALATHFLDANPKALEVIHSLVRAYVANEDMQGADMTRHFTVRQIYDWLTEVINVSASSGSRVLRPMTAFVADYFVPIRENLETHTFAEGNRG
- the spoIVA gene encoding stage IV sporulation protein A, with protein sequence MEKFDVFKDIAERTGGDIYLGVVGPVRTGKSTFIKKFMELIVLPNVKEEADRVRATDELPQSAAGRTIMTTEPKFIPNQAVEISVAEGLDVNVRVVDCVGYAVSGARGYEDENGPRMVTTPWFDDPIPFQEAAEIGTRKVIADHSTLGIVVTTDGSIAEIPREGYVEAEERVVEELKELGKPFVIVVNSANPEHPRAQDLRAALAEKYDVPCIALSCTTLTSHEINVVLREALYEFPVKEVNVNLPNWVMVLDEDHWLRQSFQTCVRETIQDIRRIRDIDRVVANFTNYDFISYAGLSHMDMGQGVAVIDLSAPDSLYDQVLTEVVGVQITGRDQLLRMMKEFVYAKREYDKVAEALKMVKLTGYGIAPPALEEMTLDEPELIRQGSRFGVRLKATAPSIHMIRVDVESEFAPIVGTEKQSEELVRYLMQDFEKDPLKIWESDIFGKSLAAIVREGISGKLSMMPENAQYKLKETLQRIINEGSGGLIAIIL
- the mtrB gene encoding trp RNA-binding attenuation protein MtrB translates to MSDATVLGEYFIIRALENGVQVIGMTRGSETKFHHTEKLDRGEVMIAQFTEHTSAMKIRGKAVLYTKHGIINTME